A genomic region of Nostoc sp. UHCC 0702 contains the following coding sequences:
- a CDS encoding nuclease, whose amino-acid sequence MVMTLIQGNFRVIKAAPDGDSIRFYPNNPQLWEKLPPRIVTNRAGGAQLRLDSIDTLETHFHAKGGSVGMQHQPLEFAHSAASELVKFLGFKKITRNSNEVVTAAEPEEVPGFILTRFADTYGRSVAFAFKGNSDAEDGSSIYFDKSLLKKSANYHLLNKGLAYPTFYSKLYPDIRKELIAVTEKVRKENKGLWALDKTNDGFVLEDLETITDNTVILPKLFRRLLGYLAINDGSVSLEGFPNYLKSLSDRVIIFPEGNVTGFDFVVQVDGQNIKLTSQPEDLIFLEK is encoded by the coding sequence ATGGTAATGACCCTAATCCAGGGCAACTTTAGAGTAATCAAAGCTGCTCCTGATGGCGATTCTATCCGCTTTTATCCCAACAACCCACAGCTATGGGAGAAATTACCGCCACGAATCGTTACTAACCGTGCAGGAGGCGCACAGTTACGTTTGGATAGTATTGATACACTGGAAACACACTTCCACGCTAAGGGGGGTAGTGTAGGGATGCAGCACCAGCCACTGGAATTTGCTCATAGTGCTGCCAGTGAATTGGTAAAATTTTTAGGATTTAAAAAAATTACTCGTAATTCTAATGAAGTAGTGACAGCGGCAGAACCGGAAGAAGTGCCTGGTTTTATCCTTACCCGATTTGCAGACACATATGGTAGAAGTGTAGCTTTTGCCTTCAAGGGCAATTCAGATGCAGAGGATGGTAGCAGTATTTACTTCGATAAATCTTTACTGAAAAAGAGTGCCAATTACCATCTTTTGAATAAAGGGCTAGCTTACCCTACCTTTTACTCCAAACTATATCCCGATATCCGCAAAGAGTTGATAGCTGTCACCGAGAAAGTTCGTAAGGAAAACAAAGGTTTGTGGGCATTAGACAAAACTAATGATGGTTTCGTTTTAGAAGATTTAGAAACCATCACTGACAACACCGTTATTTTGCCAAAACTATTTCGCCGACTCCTCGGATATCTGGCGATTAATGATGGTAGCGTGTCTTTAGAAGGATTTCCCAATTATCTTAAGTCTTTGAGCGATCGCGTCATAATTTTCCCCGAAGGAAATGTTACTGGATTTGACTTTGTGGTTCAAGTCGATGGTCAAAATATCAAGCTAACCTCTCAGCCTGAAGATTTAATTTTTCTAGAAAAATAA